A stretch of DNA from Thermodesulfobacteriota bacterium:
TTTACAACATTTCTATAAAAGCCTGAACCCTTGTTTTCAACTGCCCCAGCCCTGAAAGACTGTGGTCTACCTCCAGTGTTAAGACGGAAACTTCTTCCTCCAGTCTCTTCCTGAAAATAGCTGATTCATACACAAAAGGATGACAGTACTTTATGTTAAAATAGATTATACCATCAACGTTAAACTCTCTTATAAGCTCCTTAAGATAATTGTACCTGTCCTCTGATGGATGCATGCATGCACAAAGGGTTCTTTCCATGTTAAACCTGACAATGGCATCCATCGGATCCTTATTCGGCTTTGTCTCATACCAGAAGTACTTCGCAGAGGTGCAAAGATCATCAGCAACTACTACACCACCCATATCTTCTACCAGCTCTATGAGGGTAGGGTTGTCTATGATGCTCCCGGTAATCAAAATCCTTGGACCATCTGCATTTTTGATCTCTCTGTCTTTTACCTCATCGATGAGCTGCCTCAATAAAGGGTTGGCCTTTTCTTTGGGCATTAGCATGGAGGCCATCGCTGTCCTCAAGAACTCAGACCCTGAAATAGGCGGAATTGCCCTCTTCCTGAAATCGTTAAGCCCCTTGAGTAATCTCCTAGTCTCATCATAAAGTTCTATTGACTTCTTTAAGGATTCTTCTGTTATTTTGTTTCCGCTCAGATCTTCCATGAGCTTTTTAAATTTATCCAGCTCCCTGCGATAGAATTTAAACCCTGCTTCATCGTACATCTTTTGAGGGTTGTTAACCATATAACAGGGTACCGAATCTACATAAGTGCCCCACATGTTGTAGAGATGCCGTACCGCATCACATGTGTTGCATAACACCATACTGTCCAGAAACCCGAATTTCTTATCCATGGCAAGATCAAACAGGTTCCTTACGAATTCACAGGCACACGGCTGGAAGTAGGAATCAGCCTTTGTGATAGGTTCCGGGGTGCCAAAGGTAGGGAAGGGTAACATGCCGGCGGCATGGATTATCTCTTCGGGGACATACATGCACCTGTGCCCAACCACCTTCTTACCGTCTGTTTTCCACTCTTCGATTATCTGTTTAGGGTTATCGAAGATGTCTTTCATTCTCTCTAGAGTTACCATTTATTACCTCCTCTTGCTTGCTAACAGAGCCTCAATAAATGAATCAAGATTGGCCTTCGAGTTAGCATCATCATACTCTCTTATGTCCAACCCATCCAGATCAAAGATGGTTGTGGGGACACCAACCTCTTTATATACGGTATCCTTAATTAATCTCATATACCCGGGCAAAAGCCCGCAGCTCCTCTTGACTGATCCTATTAGCCCATCGATGCGAAAGTCTTTTACAATCTTTACAACAAAATCCAACATATTTTCCGATGTCGGATTAAATATATCAATGAGGGCCTTAGAAGCAAGACTCTCAAGGGGTTTCTCAGGGTCCAAAATAGAAGGATCGTATGCTCCCCCCACTGTATACTCTACCATACTCTTTACAACAACAGCCCCATATTTCTCCACGTAGTTGAGAAGTCCCATGTTATAGACAGGTGGTACTCCAAACCACATCAGCCTCAACTTTTCGTCATCGAGAACCCCCTCTTTTCTTTCTACTTTATGTTTCAGTTCTTCAAGTAACTTTTCATATAGGGTAACCCCAAGCTGGGTACCGGCCAGTGAAACAAGTGGATAGCAGGTATTGAAGCCGTCAACTGCATTCATAGGGGTAGGCACAGCCTTTCTGCACCCGTCTATCTCGTTCCAGAGCTGGACGAGTCTCTTGGAAAGGCGAACGGTTTCACTCAGTTTGTCCATATCCATTTTGAATCCGTGTTGTTCCATAAAAGTTATGGCACCCTTCAACTGATTAACGTAGTACTCAATGGCATAACCAGGGATATACTTACCCCATGGGTTGATAGGGGCATCAACGTAGTAGTAAGGAATGCCATAGTGATCAGCCACATACAGGAAAGACTTGGACTCTGATATACATGGAATGTTACTTGCTACTATAATATCAGGCGGAGCAAAAAATTTCTCAAGGTATGGGTCCCTCTCCTCTGCAACCGCGCACCCAAGAAAACACCTGTGAAAGGCGCAGACATCTCTCGGGAATCCTTCTTCCTCGGCAATCTGCAAGTAATGTCCTGATAGCTGTTTCATTCCAACCACAATTGGTAGATGCTCCAGGTAGATTACCGGTGCATTTATCACATTAAAAATCTCTCTGGGTATCAATCCATAAGACCAGATTATTGGTTTGCCTTCCCTCTTAGCTTCTTTTATCCCCCCATAATATGCTCTAATTGCCTTGCTTATCTCCAATGTGGTCTGCATACTCTTCTTCCCTGGGGCAGTTACTTTTGTTGTCATGCTTCACCTCCTGAAACTGGAATCATTTATGGAAATTTTTTCAAAAGAACAGTTAGATAGTTAATTACTTGTAATAAAGTTGCTATTACTATAATAGTTAAGGTAATCATAATACTTACCTTTATGATATAAAATTATCACTTTTGAGAAATGTTGTCAAGTTTTTTTCTAAAAAAATAAAATATTAATTCTTCCAAATTTGATGGCTTCGTAAAAAGTTCATCTGTCCGCCTGAGGCGGATTGCACTGCACCTTTAGTCGTTGCGGCGTACCCCTAAGTACGCCTAACTCCTTAGAATTGCGCACCTTGCATCTGGTCCGCCTCTGGCGGATTACTTTGCCATTCCAAATTTGACTTTTTACGAGTCCATCAAACTTGCTTACCATACTTTATTTCAATAAATCTTAAAAAAGTTCCCCTTCAAGTACAAAATATCAACTTAAAATTTTTATTACTGTACTCCAACTAGAATCCTTTACAATTCATTATTTTCATTTCTCTCTTTTTCCTTGATATTGCATATAATTTTATGTAAAAATCAGATAACGCATACATATACAAACAGTTTTGAGGCATCAATGTCTAGTAAAATTAAGATCTTATCAGAAAGCTTGGCTAACAAGATTGCTGCGGGTGAGGTGGTAGAGAGACCTGCCTCAGTTGTTAAGGAGTTGGTAGAGAATTCTATCGACGCTGGTGCAAAAGAGATAATCATCGATATTAAAGCCGGGGGAAGAAGGTCCATACGGGTACTGGATGACGGTGAAGGAATGGACGGAGATGACGCCCTGCTGGCAATTGAAAGGCATTCTACAAGTAAGATATTTCAGGAGGAGGATCTCTTTAAAATCAAAACAATGGGCTTCAGGGGAGAAGCACTGCCGAGTATTGGATCGGTTTCAAGGATGCGGATTACAACGAAGCCCGACGATTCTTTGGCTGGCACCTGCATATACTCTGAGGGGGGAAAGATCAAGGATGTTTCTGAAGCCGGCTGTCCTAAAGGGACAACCGTTGAAGTCAACAATCTCTTTTATAATACACCAGCCAGATTAAAATTTCTAAAGACAGATAATACGGAATTAGGTCACATTGTTGACGTCGTTACCCAAACAACCCTGGCAAATCCTGAGATACACTTTAAACTCCTTCATAATGACAAGATAATCATCAATGCACCTATTACCAAAAATCTTCTGAATAGAATGACTGCGGTGCTGGGCAGAGATGTCTATGAGAATCTGTACGAGGTATTGCTAACACAAGAGGCTATAGATATCAGGGGATTCATATCTCAACCCAATTTTACACGTTCAACGGGTAGAGCAATTTATACTTACGTAAACAGGCGATTTGTCAGGGATAAGGTAGTTAATCACGCCATTATGGAGGCATACAGAACATTAATAATGAAGAATAGGTATCCTGTAGTAATCCTATTTATCAACATGCCGGTTCATTGGGTTGATGTAAATGTCCATCCAACTAAGAGAGAGGTACGGTTTAAGGAACAGCAGAAGGTCCATGGCCTTATTGTTGAGGCATTACAGGCTACTTTAAGGAAAGCCCCGTGGATTAAAGAAAGATTGGTAATTCCTTATGAGACACCACCTGTAGATTCAAAGGTCGAAGACCATCATCATAGAATAGCAGAGTCCCCTGTCAGGTATTCCTCTTCCCCTCTCCCTCTTTTCTTCTCTTCTTTGATCCTAATTAGTCAGGTTAACAACACTTATATACTCTGTTCATGCGATGAAGGATTAATCCTTGTTGACCAACATGCAGCCCATGAGAGAGTCATCTTTGAGTTACTAAAAGAGGAATACATGAATTCCAGTGTTGTCTCACAGGGGTTATTGGTACCTCAACATATCGAGTTGGGCTATAGGGAAGCCAGGTTTTTGGAAAAACATATCAGTAAACTATCAGAAGTAGGTTTGGAGGTAGAGCCGTTTGGTGGGGATACCTTTATGGTCAAATCTGTTCCACAGATACTAATCAATAAGAACTATCGCCAGTTCATTCTGGATATCATTGATGAACTCTATTCTTACGATAAGTCATTCAAATTAGAGGAATCTGTTGAAAAAATCCTGATTCTAATGGCCTGCCATGGGGCTATTAAAGCCAATCAGCGCCTGAGCCCCAGGGAGATTGAAACCCTGTTACAACAACTGGACAGTATAGGGTCTTCTACCAACTGCCCCCACGGAAGGCCTATTTTGAGGAAGATAACATATCAGGAGATAGACAGGATGTTCAAAAGATGTTGATTAGGGTAGAAAAAAGATAGGGTTTCTGGGCTTCCTATCCTTTCGTATTTCAAAGTGAAGGTGTACTCCGTTGGTCCTTCCGGTATCCCCTACTAGTGCTATTTTCTGACCTTTCTTTACAATGTCTCCTACCTTAACCAGATTACACTCATTGTGTGCATAGATAGTTACGTAATCATCCTTATGACTGATGAGGATCAGATTACCATAACCCTTTAATCCCCTTTCCCCCTCTCCGCTGTATATTACTTTCCCGTCATCTGCGGCAATAACTGGTGTACCCTTTGGGGCAGCAATGTCTATACCGTCGTGTTTCCTTACATCTCTGACACCAAATCTGGAGGTTATCTCTCCCTTTACCGGCCATATAAACCTACCTTTATAGTAAAAGATTCCACTTTTTTCAGGGATATCCTCTTTCTCTGGTGGGTAGGCACTTACCTTTAAAACCCTATTCGCCCCCGGGATAAATATCCTCTGGCCTATTTCAATCCTCGTTGGATCATCTATATCATTTATTTCGGCTATATCCTGGATATTGGCATTATAGGTTTTTGCTATCCTCCAAAGGGTTTGCCCTTGTTCTACACTGTGGTATACGCCGTATATGGTCCTGCCACACGCGGCAAGAAGTATCAGAAAAATGAGTATTGTACTTTTCCCTTTGGATGAAATCATTGCTCCTTAACTGGCAGATAGTAATCCTATAGCGTGGGAAACGGCTTCTCTTGCATTTCTTGCCTGTATAATCTCTTTGCTCACATCCCAGGTGTTGAGACCCACTAAGGGTTTTCTTAGTTTAAGGGCAATGGCGATCTCTGATAGGGTACCATAGCCTCCCTCAACTGCAATTAAGGCATCGGAAGAACGTACTAAAAGGACATTTCTGGCATGCCCTAAGTCTGTAACAATAGAGACATCTATATAGGGGTTTGCCTCATCTGGAGTATTACCAGGCAGTATCCCTATAGTTAATCCCCCCTCAAGCTTGGCGCCTCTGGCAGCGGCCTCCATAACACCTCCCAGCCCACCGCATATCAAGATTGCCTTGGATTTAGCGATCTCCATGCCTACCTCCTCGGCTATTCTTTCTACTGTAGGAGAGCACTGTCCTGCCCCAATTACTCCAATCTGCATTGGAACCTCCTTTCGGTGGATATCTTTGCTTTATATTTCTAACCGCTGTTAGCTGAATGCTTATCAGAACACCCACTTAATGGCAAGGAAGCCCAGAATCAAAAGGGCCATGAAGACTATAGCGAGGATATTGAAGTATCTATCGACAAATGACTTTATAGATGGCCCGAACATATAGATTAAGCCTCCGACTATGAAGAATCTGGCTGACCTGCTTAAAATGGAAGCCAGAAAGAAGGTGTAAAAGTTGATTTTAAAGGCACCTGCAGCAATGGTAAATGCCTTATACGGGATAGGAGTAAATCCTGCTACAGCGACTGCCCAGGCATCGTATCTGTTGTATAGCTGCTGGATATACTGGTACTTATCATTAACCCCGTAAAAGTCTATTATAGGCTTTCCTATAAATTCCATAAATTCAAGGCCTATAAGATATCCAAACCCTCCTCCCAAAACCGAGCCTATAGAACATACCAGCGCATACTTGAATGATTTTTGGGGAATGGAGATGGCTAGAGCAATTAATAAGACATCTGGCGGAATAGGAAAGAAAGAAGATTCAGTAAAGGCTAAAATAAAGAGTGCCCAGGTTCCATAAGGAGTCTCTGCCCAGTGCAGAACCCAATCATATAGTTTTTTTAACATTCTTTTTCACCTGAAAATCCCCTCCTCTCAACTACTAACTGATGCTGATGTCATTTTACAACTCTTATTTGAGCCCTGAGATTTGTCTTCTTTATTTAACTCTTCCAAAAAAAAGGGATTGGCAACTGTTGTTATAAAACCCACGTGGACAGTTCTTCTAAGAAGGAGTAATCTGTCAGCTCCAGGCGAAGTGGGGTAACCGAAATACAGTTTTGAGCAATAGCATGAGAATCAGAGTCTTTTATCTCCTCGAAACCCAGGTCGTTATTACCAAACCAGTAGTACTTCTCCCCTCTGGGATCGACCTTTTCAACGATAG
This window harbors:
- a CDS encoding 2-hydroxyacyl-CoA dehydratase family protein, with protein sequence MVTLERMKDIFDNPKQIIEEWKTDGKKVVGHRCMYVPEEIIHAAGMLPFPTFGTPEPITKADSYFQPCACEFVRNLFDLAMDKKFGFLDSMVLCNTCDAVRHLYNMWGTYVDSVPCYMVNNPQKMYDEAGFKFYRRELDKFKKLMEDLSGNKITEESLKKSIELYDETRRLLKGLNDFRKRAIPPISGSEFLRTAMASMLMPKEKANPLLRQLIDEVKDREIKNADGPRILITGSIIDNPTLIELVEDMGGVVVADDLCTSAKYFWYETKPNKDPMDAIVRFNMERTLCACMHPSEDRYNYLKELIREFNVDGIIYFNIKYCHPFVYESAIFRKRLEEEVSVLTLEVDHSLSGLGQLKTRVQAFIEML
- a CDS encoding 2-hydroxyacyl-CoA dehydratase family protein, which codes for MTTKVTAPGKKSMQTTLEISKAIRAYYGGIKEAKREGKPIIWSYGLIPREIFNVINAPVIYLEHLPIVVGMKQLSGHYLQIAEEEGFPRDVCAFHRCFLGCAVAEERDPYLEKFFAPPDIIVASNIPCISESKSFLYVADHYGIPYYYVDAPINPWGKYIPGYAIEYYVNQLKGAITFMEQHGFKMDMDKLSETVRLSKRLVQLWNEIDGCRKAVPTPMNAVDGFNTCYPLVSLAGTQLGVTLYEKLLEELKHKVERKEGVLDDEKLRLMWFGVPPVYNMGLLNYVEKYGAVVVKSMVEYTVGGAYDPSILDPEKPLESLASKALIDIFNPTSENMLDFVVKIVKDFRIDGLIGSVKRSCGLLPGYMRLIKDTVYKEVGVPTTIFDLDGLDIREYDDANSKANLDSFIEALLASKRR
- the mutL gene encoding DNA mismatch repair endonuclease MutL: MSSKIKILSESLANKIAAGEVVERPASVVKELVENSIDAGAKEIIIDIKAGGRRSIRVLDDGEGMDGDDALLAIERHSTSKIFQEEDLFKIKTMGFRGEALPSIGSVSRMRITTKPDDSLAGTCIYSEGGKIKDVSEAGCPKGTTVEVNNLFYNTPARLKFLKTDNTELGHIVDVVTQTTLANPEIHFKLLHNDKIIINAPITKNLLNRMTAVLGRDVYENLYEVLLTQEAIDIRGFISQPNFTRSTGRAIYTYVNRRFVRDKVVNHAIMEAYRTLIMKNRYPVVILFINMPVHWVDVNVHPTKREVRFKEQQKVHGLIVEALQATLRKAPWIKERLVIPYETPPVDSKVEDHHHRIAESPVRYSSSPLPLFFSSLILISQVNNTYILCSCDEGLILVDQHAAHERVIFELLKEEYMNSSVVSQGLLVPQHIELGYREARFLEKHISKLSEVGLEVEPFGGDTFMVKSVPQILINKNYRQFILDIIDELYSYDKSFKLEESVEKILILMACHGAIKANQRLSPREIETLLQQLDSIGSSTNCPHGRPILRKITYQEIDRMFKRC
- a CDS encoding LysM peptidoglycan-binding domain-containing M23 family metallopeptidase gives rise to the protein MISSKGKSTILIFLILLAACGRTIYGVYHSVEQGQTLWRIAKTYNANIQDIAEINDIDDPTRIEIGQRIFIPGANRVLKVSAYPPEKEDIPEKSGIFYYKGRFIWPVKGEITSRFGVRDVRKHDGIDIAAPKGTPVIAADDGKVIYSGEGERGLKGYGNLILISHKDDYVTIYAHNECNLVKVGDIVKKGQKIALVGDTGRTNGVHLHFEIRKDRKPRNPIFFLP
- a CDS encoding TIGR00725 family protein produces the protein MQIGVIGAGQCSPTVERIAEEVGMEIAKSKAILICGGLGGVMEAAARGAKLEGGLTIGILPGNTPDEANPYIDVSIVTDLGHARNVLLVRSSDALIAVEGGYGTLSEIAIALKLRKPLVGLNTWDVSKEIIQARNAREAVSHAIGLLSAS
- a CDS encoding YqaA family protein; translation: MLKKLYDWVLHWAETPYGTWALFILAFTESSFFPIPPDVLLIALAISIPQKSFKYALVCSIGSVLGGGFGYLIGLEFMEFIGKPIIDFYGVNDKYQYIQQLYNRYDAWAVAVAGFTPIPYKAFTIAAGAFKINFYTFFLASILSRSARFFIVGGLIYMFGPSIKSFVDRYFNILAIVFMALLILGFLAIKWVF